In Lycorma delicatula isolate Av1 chromosome 10, ASM4794821v1, whole genome shotgun sequence, a genomic segment contains:
- the PCNA gene encoding proliferating cell nuclear antigen: MFEARLVQSSILKKVLEAIKDLLNEATFDCSDSGIQLQAMDNSHVSLVSLNLRSDGFDKYRCDRNLSMGINLASMTKIMKCAGNDDVLTMKAQDNADLVTFVFESQNQEKVSDYEMKLINLDQEHLGIPETDYSCVIKMPSAEFARICRDLSQFGESVVISCSKEGIKFSSGGDIGNANIKLAQTANVDKEEDAVSIEMQEPVSLTFACRYLNSFTKATPLSAQVQLSMSADVPLVVEYKIGEIGHIRYYLAPKIEDDDN; encoded by the exons atgtttgaagcaAGACTTGTTCAGAGttcaattttaaagaaagtattaGAGGCTATCAAAGATTTGCTTAATGAAGCAACATTTGATTGTTCAGATTCAGGGATACAGTTGCAGGCAATGGACAATTCTCATGTTAGTTTAGTATCATTGAATCTAAGAAGCGATGGTTTTGATAAATACAGATGCGACAGGAATTTGTCGATGGGTATAAATCTTGCTAG tatgacaAAAATTATGAAGTGTGCTGGTAATGATGATGTTTTAACAATGAAAGCCCAAGACAATGCTGATTTGGTTACATTTGTGTTTGAATCGCAGAATCAAGAAAAAGTTTCAGATTATGAAATGAAACTTATCAACCTGGATCAGGAACACTTAGGAATTCCA gagacTGATTATTCTTGTGTAATAAAAATGCCATCTGCAGAGTTTGCACGGATTTGTAGAGACTTAAGTCAGTTTGGAGAATCCGTAGTTATTTCCTGTTCCaaagaaggaataaaattttcttcaggcGGTGACATtggaaatg CTAACATCAAGTTGGCTCAGACTGCTAATGTTGATAAAGAGGAAGATGCTGTTTCAATTGAAATGCAAGAACCAGTTTCTCTTACGTTTGCTTGCCGTTACCTTAATAGTTTTACTAAAGCAACACCTTTATCAGCTcag GTCCAATTATCAATGTCTGCTGATGTCCCCCTTGTTGTTGAGTATAAGATTGGGGAGATTGGACACATAAGATATTACCTCGCACCAAAGATTGAAGATGATGataactaa